A window from Oculatellaceae cyanobacterium encodes these proteins:
- a CDS encoding pirin family protein, whose protein sequence is MNQIQTIEIRKADQRGHFQIGWLNTYHTFSFGNYYDPKHMGFRALRVINDDRVAPGGGFDTHGHRDMEIITYVLEGALEHRDSLGTGAVIYPGDAQRMTAGTGIRHSEFNHSQTEAVHLLQIWILPEQQGLPPSYEQKSIPLEEKRGKLRLIAARNGGEGVVTVHQDMELYASVLEPGDRISYDLKSNRYAWLQIAQGGATLNGHTLTEGDGAAISGEEKLEISTEVGGEILLFDLA, encoded by the coding sequence ATGAATCAAATTCAAACAATTGAAATACGCAAAGCTGATCAGCGTGGACATTTCCAAATTGGTTGGTTAAATACCTACCATACCTTTTCATTCGGTAATTATTATGATCCCAAACACATGGGATTTCGAGCTTTACGAGTAATAAACGACGATCGCGTTGCACCAGGCGGTGGTTTCGATACACATGGTCATCGCGATATGGAAATTATTACTTATGTACTAGAGGGAGCTTTAGAGCATCGGGACAGCTTAGGTACAGGTGCTGTAATTTATCCAGGCGATGCACAGCGAATGACCGCAGGAACAGGAATTCGACACAGCGAATTTAATCACTCACAAACTGAAGCAGTACACCTTTTGCAAATTTGGATTCTCCCAGAACAACAAGGATTGCCACCAAGCTATGAACAGAAATCAATCCCCTTAGAGGAAAAGCGTGGCAAATTGCGGTTAATTGCGGCTAGAAATGGCGGTGAGGGTGTTGTTACAGTTCATCAGGATATGGAGTTGTATGCTTCTGTTTTAGAACCAGGCGATCGCATCTCTTATGACCTCAAATCAAATCGTTACGCTTGGTTACAAATAGCCCAAGGTGGTGCAACCTTAAACGGTCATACTCTCACAGAAGGGGATGGTGCAGCTATTAGTGGAGAAGAAAAGCTAGAAATCAGTACAGAGGTAGGAGGAGAAATATTACTATTTGATTTAGCTTGA